A region from the Mycolicibacterium phlei genome encodes:
- a CDS encoding amino acid deaminase: MTAPFSAAAVTALGDERIDWRYKGLPASWWGATVAEIRGRRPDLFADGATGPVCVLDESALAHNLATMASWCAEHAVELAPHGKTHMSPQLLARQFEAGACAVTVATVSQVRVFRAFGVRDVIIANEVVDEAGLRWLAAELDADPDFTVTCWVDSVAGVQRMTSALSGAWSGEQRPLDVCVEIGEPGGRTGCRELDTVDEVARAAAASPRLRLVGVAGYEASRGHDIGPDRVAQVHGYLRRMRDAARRVAPLVEADRAVVTAGGSTYFDLVAEELAGEWRTILRSGCYLTHDDGLYRRTSPLRATLRPALTVWAQVMSQPEPGLALLTMGRRDVSFDQDLPVPYRLPGSRVTKLNDQHAYLRLGDGDRVTVGDWVRFGISHPCTVFDKWPMIPLLDESGRVVDLIRTFF, encoded by the coding sequence ATGACGGCCCCTTTCAGCGCAGCGGCGGTGACCGCCCTCGGCGACGAGCGGATCGACTGGAGATACAAGGGTCTGCCCGCCTCCTGGTGGGGCGCCACGGTCGCCGAGATCCGCGGGCGGCGCCCCGATCTGTTCGCCGACGGCGCAACCGGCCCGGTGTGCGTGCTGGACGAATCCGCGCTGGCGCACAACCTCGCGACGATGGCGTCGTGGTGCGCCGAGCACGCCGTGGAGCTGGCGCCGCACGGTAAGACGCACATGTCGCCGCAGCTGCTGGCCCGCCAGTTCGAGGCGGGGGCGTGCGCGGTCACCGTCGCCACCGTGAGCCAGGTGCGGGTGTTCCGGGCGTTCGGGGTGCGCGACGTGATCATCGCCAACGAGGTGGTCGACGAGGCCGGGTTGCGCTGGCTCGCCGCCGAACTCGACGCCGACCCGGACTTCACGGTGACGTGCTGGGTGGACTCGGTGGCCGGAGTGCAGCGGATGACCTCAGCGCTGTCGGGAGCCTGGTCGGGGGAACAGCGCCCGCTGGACGTGTGCGTCGAGATCGGCGAGCCGGGCGGCCGCACCGGATGCCGCGAGCTGGACACCGTCGACGAGGTGGCCCGCGCGGCGGCGGCCTCGCCGCGGCTGCGGCTGGTCGGGGTGGCCGGGTACGAGGCGTCGCGCGGCCACGACATCGGACCCGACCGGGTGGCGCAGGTGCACGGGTACCTGCGCCGGATGCGCGACGCCGCACGACGGGTGGCACCGCTGGTGGAGGCGGACCGGGCCGTGGTGACCGCAGGCGGCAGCACCTACTTCGACCTGGTCGCCGAGGAACTGGCCGGCGAGTGGCGCACCATCCTGCGCAGCGGCTGCTATCTGACCCACGACGACGGGCTCTACCGGCGGACCTCGCCGCTGCGCGCGACGCTGCGGCCCGCGCTGACCGTGTGGGCGCAGGTGATGTCGCAGCCGGAGCCGGGGCTGGCGCTGCTGACGATGGGCCGCCGCGACGTGTCGTTCGACCAGGACCTGCCCGTGCCGTACCGGCTCCCGGGCAGCCGGGTGACCAAGCTCAACGACCAGCACGCCTATCTGCGGCTGGGTGACGGGGACCGGGTCACGGTCGGCGACTGGGTGCGGTTCGGCATCTCGCACCCCTG
- the lysS gene encoding lysine--tRNA ligase — protein MTEPDARPSAAAATSEPDIPEQYRIRQAKRARLLAEGRDPYPVEVPRTHTLAEIRQAYPDLAPDTATGDMVGVAGRVMFARNSGKLCFATLQEGDGTQLQAMISLAKVGQEALDKWKADVDLGDIVFVHGEVISSKRGELSVLADSWQMASKALRPLPVAHKEMSEEARVRQRYVDLIVRPEARSIARTRVAVVRAVRNALERRGFLEVETPMLQTLPGGAAARPFVTHSNALDADLYLRIAPELFLKRCLVGGFEKVFELNRNFRNEGADSTHSPEFAMLETYQAYGTYEDSAIVTRELIQEVADEALGTRQVPLPDGSVYDLDGEWQSISMYPSLSEALGEEITPETPADELWAIADRLELEIPRDRGYGHGKLIEELWEHLVGEKLWAPTFVRDFPVETTPLTREHRSIKGVTEKWDLYVRRFELATGYSELIDPVIQRQRFEAQARAAAAGDDEAMRLDEDFLAALEYAMPPTTGTGMGIDRLLMALTGLSIRETVLFPIVKRHT, from the coding sequence GTGACTGAACCTGACGCACGTCCCAGCGCCGCTGCGGCGACATCCGAGCCCGACATTCCGGAGCAGTACCGGATTCGGCAGGCCAAGCGCGCGCGGCTGCTCGCCGAGGGGCGTGATCCCTATCCGGTCGAGGTGCCGCGCACGCACACCCTGGCCGAGATCCGTCAGGCCTACCCTGACCTGGCGCCAGACACCGCGACCGGCGACATGGTCGGCGTCGCCGGCCGGGTCATGTTCGCCCGCAACTCCGGCAAGCTCTGCTTCGCGACGCTGCAGGAGGGGGACGGCACCCAGCTGCAGGCGATGATCAGCCTCGCCAAGGTCGGCCAGGAAGCACTGGACAAGTGGAAGGCCGACGTCGACCTCGGCGACATCGTGTTCGTGCACGGTGAGGTGATCAGTTCCAAGCGCGGCGAATTGTCTGTGCTTGCCGATTCTTGGCAAATGGCGTCGAAGGCGCTGCGGCCGCTGCCGGTGGCGCATAAGGAGATGAGTGAAGAGGCCCGCGTGCGGCAGCGCTACGTGGACCTCATCGTGCGCCCGGAGGCCAGGTCGATCGCCAGGACCCGGGTGGCGGTGGTGCGGGCGGTGCGCAACGCGCTGGAGCGCCGCGGCTTCCTCGAGGTCGAGACGCCGATGCTGCAGACGCTGCCGGGTGGCGCCGCGGCCCGGCCTTTCGTCACCCATTCGAATGCCCTCGACGCCGACCTCTATCTGCGGATCGCGCCGGAGCTGTTCCTCAAGCGCTGTCTGGTCGGTGGTTTCGAGAAGGTCTTCGAGCTCAATCGCAACTTCCGAAACGAAGGCGCCGATTCCACACATTCGCCGGAATTTGCGATGTTGGAGACATATCAGGCTTACGGCACCTACGAGGATTCCGCCATAGTTACGCGTGAGCTTATTCAAGAGGTCGCCGACGAGGCGCTCGGAACGCGTCAGGTGCCATTGCCGGATGGCAGCGTGTACGACCTCGACGGCGAATGGCAGTCCATTTCTATGTATCCCTCGCTTTCCGAGGCGCTGGGCGAGGAGATCACCCCGGAAACTCCGGCCGACGAGTTGTGGGCGATCGCCGATCGGCTTGAGCTGGAGATTCCCCGCGACCGGGGTTACGGCCACGGCAAACTTATCGAGGAACTGTGGGAGCACCTGGTCGGAGAGAAGCTGTGGGCACCCACCTTCGTCCGCGACTTCCCGGTCGAGACCACGCCGCTGACCCGCGAACACCGCAGTATCAAGGGTGTCACCGAGAAATGGGACCTCTACGTGCGGCGCTTCGAGCTCGCGACCGGCTATTCGGAGCTGATCGACCCGGTCATCCAGCGTCAACGGTTCGAGGCGCAGGCCCGCGCCGCCGCCGCCGGCGACGACGAGGCGATGCGTCTCGACGAGGATTTCCTGGCCGCCCTGGAGTATGCGATGCCGCCCACCACCGGCACCGGAATGGGTATCGACCGGTTGTTGATGGCGCTGACCGGGCTGTCGATTCGTGAGACGGTTTTGTTCCCCATCGTGAAACGGCATACCTAA
- the lsr2 gene encoding histone-like nucleoid-structuring protein Lsr2 — protein sequence MAKKVTVTLVDDFDGEGPADETVEFGLDGVTYEIDLSAKNAAKLRNDLKQWVEAGRRVGGRRRGRSAGSSRGRAALDREQSAAIREWARRNGHNVSTRGRIPADVIDAFHAAT from the coding sequence ATGGCGAAGAAAGTTACTGTGACGCTGGTCGATGATTTCGACGGCGAAGGGCCGGCTGACGAGACGGTCGAATTCGGGCTCGACGGTGTGACGTACGAGATCGACCTTTCCGCCAAGAATGCCGCCAAGCTGCGCAATGATTTGAAACAGTGGGTCGAGGCAGGTCGCCGGGTCGGCGGCCGTCGCCGCGGCCGGTCCGCCGGGTCGAGCCGCGGGCGCGCGGCGCTCGACCGTGAGCAGAGCGCCGCGATCCGCGAGTGGGCGCGCCGCAACGGCCACAACGTGTCGACCCGCGGCCGGATTCCGGCCGACGTCATCGACGCGTTCCACGCCGCGACATAA
- the clpC1 gene encoding ATP-dependent protease ATP-binding subunit ClpC: MFERFTDRARRVVVLAQEEARMLNHNYIGTEHILLGLIHEGEGVAAKSLESLGISLEGVRSQVEEIIGQGQQAPSGHIPFTPRAKKVLELSLREALQLGHNYIGTEHILLGLIREGEGVAAQVLVKLGAELTRVRQQVIQLLSGYQGKETAEAGTGGRGGEAGNPSTSLVLDQFGRNLTAAAMEGKLDPVIGREKEIERVMQVLSRRTKNNPVLIGEPGVGKTAVVEGLAQAIVHGDVPETLKDKQLYTLDLGSLVAGSRYRGDFEERLKKVLKEINTRGDIILFIDELHTLVGAGAAEGAIDAASILKPKLARGELQTIGATTLDEYRKYIEKDAALERRFQPVQVGEPTVEHTIEILKGLRDRYEAHHRVSITDSALVAAATLADRYINDRFLPDKAIDLIDEAGARMRIRRMTAPPDLREFDEKIADARREKESAIDAQDFEKAAALRDKEKQLVAQRAEREKQWRSGDLDVVAEVDDEQIAEVLGNWTGIPVFKLTEAETTRLLRMEEELHKRIIGQEDAVRAVSKAIRRTRAGLKDPKRPSGSFIFAGPSGVGKTELSKALANFLFGDDDALIQIDMGEFHDRFTASRLFGAPPGYVGYEEGGQLTEKVRRKPFSVVLFDEIEKAHQEIYNSLLQVLEDGRLTDGQGRTVDFKNTVLIFTSNLGTSDISKAVGLGFSQGGGENNYERMKQKVHDELKKHFRPEFLNRIDDIIVFHQLTQDEIIQMVDLMVNRVATQLKAKDMDLKLTDKAKALLAKRGFDPVLGARPLRRTIQREIEDQLSEKILFEEIGPGQLVTVDVENWDGEGQGEDAKFTFKGTKKPAKVEEADLAQAGTTSAE; this comes from the coding sequence ATGTTTGAGAGATTCACCGACCGTGCCCGCAGGGTCGTCGTCCTGGCTCAAGAAGAAGCCCGGATGCTCAACCACAACTACATCGGCACCGAGCACATCCTGTTGGGACTTATTCACGAGGGTGAGGGCGTAGCGGCCAAGTCGCTGGAGTCGCTGGGCATCTCGCTGGAGGGCGTGCGCAGCCAGGTCGAGGAGATCATCGGCCAGGGCCAGCAGGCGCCGTCCGGGCACATCCCGTTCACCCCGCGCGCCAAGAAGGTGCTGGAGCTGAGCCTGCGCGAGGCCCTGCAGCTCGGCCACAACTACATCGGTACCGAGCACATCCTGCTCGGCCTGATCCGCGAGGGTGAGGGCGTCGCGGCCCAGGTCCTGGTGAAGTTGGGCGCTGAGCTGACCCGGGTGCGCCAGCAGGTCATCCAGCTGCTGAGCGGCTACCAGGGCAAGGAGACGGCGGAGGCCGGCACCGGCGGACGCGGCGGCGAGGCGGGCAACCCGTCGACGTCGCTGGTGCTCGACCAGTTCGGCCGCAACCTCACCGCCGCCGCGATGGAGGGCAAGCTCGACCCGGTCATCGGCCGCGAGAAGGAAATCGAGCGGGTGATGCAGGTGCTGAGCCGGCGCACCAAGAACAACCCGGTGCTGATCGGCGAGCCCGGCGTCGGCAAGACCGCCGTCGTCGAGGGGCTGGCGCAGGCCATCGTGCACGGCGACGTGCCCGAGACGCTCAAGGACAAGCAGCTCTACACGCTGGACCTGGGCTCACTGGTGGCAGGCAGCCGCTACCGCGGTGACTTCGAGGAACGCCTGAAGAAGGTGCTCAAGGAGATCAACACCCGCGGCGACATCATCCTGTTCATCGACGAGCTGCACACGCTGGTCGGTGCGGGCGCCGCCGAGGGCGCGATCGACGCCGCGAGCATCCTCAAGCCCAAGCTGGCCCGTGGCGAGCTGCAGACCATCGGCGCCACCACGCTCGACGAGTACCGCAAGTACATCGAGAAGGACGCCGCCCTGGAGCGCCGCTTCCAGCCGGTGCAGGTGGGTGAGCCGACGGTCGAGCACACCATCGAGATCCTCAAGGGTCTGCGCGACCGCTACGAGGCCCACCACCGGGTGTCGATCACCGATTCGGCGCTGGTGGCCGCGGCCACCCTGGCCGACCGGTACATCAACGACCGGTTCCTGCCGGACAAGGCGATCGACCTGATCGACGAGGCCGGTGCCCGGATGCGCATCCGCCGGATGACCGCGCCGCCGGACCTGCGCGAGTTCGACGAGAAGATCGCCGACGCGCGCCGGGAGAAGGAGTCCGCGATCGACGCGCAGGACTTCGAGAAGGCCGCGGCCCTGCGGGACAAGGAGAAGCAGCTTGTCGCGCAGCGCGCCGAGCGGGAGAAGCAGTGGCGTTCGGGTGACCTCGACGTGGTCGCCGAGGTCGACGACGAGCAGATCGCCGAGGTGCTGGGCAACTGGACCGGCATCCCGGTGTTCAAGCTGACCGAGGCCGAGACCACGCGCCTGCTGCGCATGGAGGAGGAGCTGCACAAGCGGATCATCGGGCAAGAGGATGCGGTCCGTGCGGTGTCCAAGGCGATCCGCCGCACCCGCGCCGGCCTGAAGGATCCGAAGCGTCCGTCGGGCTCGTTCATCTTCGCCGGCCCGTCCGGTGTCGGTAAGACCGAATTGTCCAAGGCGCTGGCGAACTTCCTGTTCGGCGACGACGACGCGCTCATCCAGATCGACATGGGCGAGTTCCACGACCGCTTCACCGCCTCGCGGCTGTTCGGTGCCCCTCCGGGCTACGTCGGCTACGAGGAGGGCGGCCAGCTCACCGAGAAGGTGCGCCGCAAGCCGTTCAGCGTGGTGCTGTTCGACGAGATCGAGAAGGCCCACCAGGAGATCTACAACAGCCTCCTGCAGGTCCTCGAAGACGGCCGCCTCACCGACGGTCAGGGTCGCACGGTCGACTTCAAGAACACCGTGCTGATCTTCACCTCGAACCTCGGTACCAGCGACATCAGCAAGGCGGTCGGCCTGGGCTTCAGCCAGGGCGGCGGCGAGAACAACTACGAGCGGATGAAGCAGAAGGTTCACGACGAACTCAAGAAGCACTTCCGTCCGGAGTTCCTCAACCGCATCGACGACATCATCGTCTTCCACCAGCTGACTCAGGACGAGATCATCCAGATGGTGGACCTGATGGTGAACCGCGTCGCCACCCAGCTGAAGGCCAAGGACATGGACCTGAAGCTGACGGACAAGGCCAAGGCGCTGCTGGCCAAGCGCGGGTTCGACCCCGTGCTCGGCGCGCGGCCGCTGCGTCGCACGATCCAGCGCGAGATCGAGGACCAGCTGTCGGAGAAGATCCTCTTCGAGGAGATCGGCCCCGGCCAGCTCGTCACGGTCGACGTGGAGAACTGGGACGGCGAAGGCCAGGGCGAGGACGCCAAGTTCACCTTCAAGGGCACCAAGAAGCCCGCGAAGGTGGAGGAGGCCGACCTGGCTCAGGCCGGCACCACCAGCGCCGAGTAA
- a CDS encoding CbtB domain-containing protein, with translation MTSPEAGKSAVRALDFSAAKAVAWLTFTAFFALLALYFVGLDQGATSVFGNSTVVHEFVHDARHLLGFPCH, from the coding sequence ATGACCTCACCCGAGGCCGGTAAGAGCGCCGTACGCGCACTGGACTTCTCCGCCGCCAAGGCCGTGGCCTGGCTGACGTTCACCGCGTTCTTCGCGCTGCTCGCGCTCTACTTCGTCGGCCTGGACCAGGGTGCGACGTCGGTGTTCGGCAACAGCACCGTCGTGCACGAGTTCGTCCACGACGCCCGGCATCTGCTCGGCTTCCCCTGCCACTGA
- a CDS encoding CbtA family protein, with protein sequence MEKHLIGRGLLAGALAGLLSFVFARIFLEPVIERAIGYEEGVGAAHEALDGHTHGHHHDGVEGFTRGVQANIGMGFGVLIFSVAIAALFAVVFAVTYGRVGDISARLLSVYIAGGMLLSLYIVPSLKYPANPPAVSFDETIRQRTLLYLLMVVASAALLVGAVYLGRRLVQRLGAWNATLAAAGSYVLAVAVLMLVLPGIHETPGPLRDATGAIVYEGFPADDLYEFRLFSLGTQIVMYTTIALVFGALAARLLEGGRRENALTR encoded by the coding sequence ATGGAGAAACATCTCATCGGGCGCGGTCTTCTGGCCGGCGCACTGGCCGGGCTGCTCTCATTCGTCTTCGCCCGCATCTTCCTCGAGCCCGTCATCGAGCGGGCCATCGGCTACGAGGAGGGGGTCGGCGCCGCCCATGAGGCGCTCGACGGTCACACCCACGGCCACCATCACGACGGTGTCGAGGGATTCACCCGCGGGGTGCAGGCCAACATCGGCATGGGGTTCGGGGTGCTGATCTTCAGCGTCGCGATCGCCGCGCTGTTCGCGGTGGTGTTCGCGGTGACCTACGGCCGCGTCGGCGACATCTCGGCGCGGCTGCTGTCGGTGTACATCGCCGGCGGGATGCTGTTGAGCCTCTACATCGTTCCGTCGCTGAAGTACCCGGCCAACCCGCCTGCGGTCAGCTTCGACGAGACGATCCGCCAGCGCACGCTGCTGTACCTGCTGATGGTGGTGGCCTCGGCGGCGCTGCTGGTCGGCGCGGTGTACCTGGGCCGGCGGCTGGTGCAGCGGCTGGGCGCGTGGAACGCGACGCTGGCCGCGGCCGGCTCCTACGTGCTGGCTGTCGCCGTCCTGATGCTGGTGCTGCCCGGCATCCACGAGACCCCCGGCCCGCTGCGTGACGCCACCGGCGCCATCGTCTACGAGGGCTTCCCGGCCGACGACCTGTACGAGTTCCGGTTGTTCTCGCTGGGCACCCAGATCGTCATGTACACCACGATCGCGTTGGTGTTCGGTGCGCTGGCGGCGCGGCTGCTGGAGGGCGGACGCCGGGAGAACGCGCTGACCCGGTGA
- a CDS encoding histidine phosphatase family protein: MSEVVRLTLVSHAMTDAMSAGRFPTDEPLNALGHRQADAAIELGPVDAAFTGPEKRTRQTAELLGLAAEVDGRLADLDCGRWRGDVLGGVRPADLAVWLTDPARAPHGGESVVDLIERVRGWLDSVTARRGRLVAVTHPAVVRAALLVVLDAPPKSFWRIDIEPVSRTVLHYRGHAWTLRSSGQ, translated from the coding sequence GTGAGCGAGGTCGTCCGGCTGACACTCGTGTCGCACGCCATGACCGACGCGATGTCGGCCGGACGGTTTCCCACCGACGAACCGCTCAACGCGCTCGGACACCGGCAGGCCGACGCCGCGATTGAGCTGGGCCCCGTCGACGCCGCGTTCACCGGCCCGGAGAAACGCACCCGCCAGACCGCCGAGCTGCTCGGCCTGGCCGCCGAGGTCGACGGCCGGCTGGCCGATCTGGACTGCGGCCGCTGGCGCGGGGACGTGCTGGGCGGGGTGCGGCCCGCCGATCTGGCCGTGTGGCTGACCGATCCGGCGCGCGCCCCGCACGGCGGCGAGTCGGTGGTCGACCTGATCGAGCGGGTCCGCGGCTGGCTGGACTCGGTGACCGCGCGGCGCGGCAGGCTGGTCGCGGTGACGCACCCGGCGGTGGTACGCGCGGCACTGCTGGTGGTGCTCGACGCGCCGCCGAAGTCGTTCTGGCGCATCGACATCGAGCCGGTCAGCCGCACGGTGCTGCACTACCGTGGGCACGCCTGGACGCTGCGTTCCAGCGGTCAGTGA
- a CDS encoding serine hydrolase, whose amino-acid sequence MLTSSPRRIRAVALTAACVIAVAGCSPTAETAAPTDEAYGVPIALNTPQGVRAKQTMDMLNSDWPIGTQSVSTLAVPKKVDEVTAILDSIWWDRPFTVTDVEIGAGTATLGVLTSYNVAQEISLRVDPTDAALVDEFDVSLRPPTISQWSDIEPELAKSGARYSYQVSRVARDNSRCDVVAGANTDLPLPLASIFKLYVLLAVAEAVEAGTLSWDEHLTITREAKALGSANLDKLPVGAMITVKTAAQEMISASDNMTTDLLINRMGPAAVEKALADAGHHDPASMIPFPTMHALFAVGWGQPDLREQWREAVEKGGPQDRARLLRQASSHPYEPDPERTHTPASTYGAEWYGSAADICRVHAALQRAAVGPAAPVREILSAIPGIDLDRAKWPYIGAKGGNLPGDLSFSWYAVDDTGQPWVVSFQLNWPTFRSRTAATWLLSIAEQAFALIPDH is encoded by the coding sequence GTGCTGACAAGTAGTCCCAGGCGTATCCGCGCCGTCGCCCTGACGGCCGCGTGCGTCATCGCGGTGGCCGGGTGCTCCCCGACCGCCGAAACCGCCGCGCCGACCGACGAGGCCTACGGCGTGCCCATCGCGCTCAACACGCCGCAGGGCGTGCGGGCCAAGCAGACGATGGACATGCTCAACTCCGACTGGCCGATCGGCACCCAGAGCGTCAGCACCCTCGCCGTCCCGAAGAAGGTCGACGAGGTCACCGCGATCCTCGACTCGATCTGGTGGGACCGCCCGTTCACCGTCACCGACGTCGAAATCGGTGCCGGGACAGCCACACTCGGCGTGCTCACGTCTTACAACGTGGCCCAGGAGATCTCGCTGCGGGTCGATCCCACCGACGCCGCACTGGTCGACGAGTTCGACGTCTCGCTGCGGCCGCCGACCATCAGCCAGTGGTCAGACATCGAACCCGAACTGGCGAAATCCGGTGCGCGCTACTCATATCAGGTATCGAGGGTGGCTCGCGACAACTCGCGCTGCGACGTCGTCGCCGGCGCCAACACTGACCTGCCGCTGCCGCTGGCATCGATCTTCAAGCTCTACGTGCTGCTGGCGGTGGCCGAGGCCGTCGAGGCGGGCACGCTGAGCTGGGACGAGCACCTGACGATCACCAGGGAGGCCAAGGCGCTCGGCTCGGCGAACCTGGACAAGCTGCCTGTCGGCGCCATGATCACGGTGAAAACCGCTGCCCAGGAGATGATCTCGGCAAGCGACAACATGACCACCGACCTGCTCATCAACCGAATGGGTCCGGCGGCCGTGGAGAAGGCGCTGGCCGACGCCGGCCACCACGACCCGGCCAGCATGATCCCGTTCCCGACCATGCACGCCCTGTTCGCGGTCGGCTGGGGCCAGCCCGATCTGCGTGAGCAGTGGCGGGAGGCGGTCGAGAAGGGCGGCCCGCAGGACCGCGCCCGGCTGCTCAGGCAGGCGAGTTCGCATCCGTACGAACCGGATCCGGAACGCACCCACACCCCCGCGTCCACGTACGGCGCGGAGTGGTACGGCAGCGCCGCCGACATCTGCCGTGTCCACGCGGCACTGCAGCGGGCCGCGGTCGGCCCCGCCGCACCGGTGCGCGAAATCCTCTCCGCGATACCGGGAATCGACCTGGACCGGGCGAAGTGGCCCTATATCGGCGCCAAGGGCGGCAACCTGCCCGGCGACCTGTCGTTCAGCTGGTACGCCGTCGACGACACCGGCCAGCCGTGGGTGGTCAGCTTCCAGCTGAACTGGCCGACGTTCCGCAGCCGGACCGCGGCGACCTGGCTGCTGTCGATCGCCGAGCAGGCGTTCGCGTTGATCCCCGATCACTGA
- the mhuD gene encoding mycobilin-forming heme oxygenase MhuD: MADQTPVVKINAIEVPPNAGPELEKRFANRAHAVDNQPGFLGFQLLRPVKGENRYFVVTKWESEEAFQAWATGPAIEAHKGEQRNPVATGASLLEFEVVLDVSGADK, from the coding sequence ATGGCTGACCAGACTCCCGTGGTGAAGATCAACGCAATCGAGGTTCCGCCGAACGCGGGCCCGGAGCTGGAGAAGCGGTTCGCCAACCGTGCGCACGCCGTCGACAACCAGCCGGGCTTCCTGGGCTTCCAGCTGCTGCGTCCCGTCAAGGGCGAGAACCGGTACTTCGTCGTCACCAAGTGGGAGTCCGAGGAGGCGTTCCAGGCCTGGGCGACCGGCCCGGCGATCGAGGCTCACAAGGGTGAGCAGCGCAACCCCGTCGCCACCGGCGCGTCGCTGCTGGAGTTCGAGGTCGTCCTCGACGTCTCGGGTGCTGACAAGTAG
- a CDS encoding alpha/beta fold hydrolase has protein sequence MDAQLTHRGGAGRPLVLVHGLMGRGSTWSRQLPWLTRLGSVYTYDAPWHRGREVADPHPISTERMVADLGDAVAAIGEPAVLIGHSMGGLHSWCLAAGRPELVSALVVEDMAPDFRGRTTGPWEPWVHALPVEYTAAQQVYDEFGPVAGQYFLEAFDRTATGWRLHGQPRAWIEIAAEWGRRDYWAQWRAVRVPALLLEAGNSVTPPGQMREMAETGHRVTYVHVPGAGHLIHDDAPEEYRRAVEAFLTSLPEHA, from the coding sequence ATGGACGCGCAGCTGACCCATCGCGGCGGCGCGGGTCGTCCGCTGGTGCTGGTGCACGGGCTGATGGGGCGCGGCAGCACCTGGTCGCGTCAGCTGCCGTGGCTGACCCGGCTGGGCAGCGTCTACACCTACGACGCGCCGTGGCACCGGGGCCGCGAGGTCGCCGACCCGCATCCGATCAGCACCGAGCGGATGGTCGCCGACCTCGGCGACGCGGTGGCCGCGATCGGCGAGCCCGCGGTGCTGATCGGGCACTCGATGGGCGGTCTGCACTCGTGGTGTCTGGCGGCGGGCCGCCCGGAGCTGGTGAGCGCGCTCGTCGTCGAGGACATGGCCCCGGATTTCCGCGGCCGCACCACCGGGCCGTGGGAGCCGTGGGTGCACGCGCTGCCGGTGGAGTACACCGCGGCGCAACAGGTCTACGACGAGTTCGGGCCGGTGGCCGGGCAGTACTTCCTGGAGGCGTTCGACCGCACCGCGACCGGCTGGCGGCTGCACGGGCAGCCGCGGGCGTGGATCGAGATCGCCGCCGAGTGGGGCCGGCGCGACTACTGGGCCCAGTGGCGGGCGGTGCGGGTGCCGGCGCTGCTGCTGGAGGCGGGCAACTCCGTGACACCGCCCGGCCAGATGCGTGAGATGGCCGAGACCGGCCACCGGGTCACCTATGTGCACGTGCCCGGCGCCGGTCATCTGATCCACGACGACGCGCCGGAGGAATACCGCCGCGCCGTCGAGGCGTTCTTAACGTCGCTCCCCGAGCACGCCTGA
- a CDS encoding GlxA family transcriptional regulator, protein MSLKTVSTLVLDGMAVFEFGVVCEVFGIDRSADGVPNFDFKVCGPRPGEPLRTSVGATLTPDHGLDDLAGADLVAIPANGMGPYPPEVLEAVRAAADAGSIILTVCSGAFLAGAAGLLDGRPCTTHWMHADELQRRFPTAKVDRNVLYVDDGNLVTSAGTAAGVDACLHLVRRELGSEVTNKIARRMVVPPHRDGGQRQYIDQPVPVRCSDRFAPHLDWILANLDKPHTVASLAARAHMSARTFARRFVEETGRTPMQWVTDQRVLYARTLLEETDLDIDRIAERSGFGTATLLRHHFRRIIGVTPSDYRRRFACGARPGFEQSGDETEMVSA, encoded by the coding sequence ATGTCTCTGAAGACCGTATCGACGCTGGTCCTCGACGGGATGGCGGTGTTCGAGTTCGGCGTCGTCTGCGAGGTCTTCGGGATCGACCGCTCCGCCGACGGCGTGCCGAACTTCGACTTCAAGGTCTGCGGCCCGCGGCCCGGCGAACCGCTGCGCACCTCGGTCGGCGCCACGCTGACGCCCGACCACGGCCTCGACGACCTGGCCGGGGCGGATCTGGTGGCCATCCCCGCCAACGGCATGGGGCCCTACCCGCCGGAGGTGCTGGAGGCGGTGCGCGCCGCCGCCGACGCGGGCTCGATCATCCTGACCGTCTGCTCGGGTGCGTTCCTGGCCGGCGCGGCCGGCCTGCTCGACGGGCGGCCCTGCACCACGCACTGGATGCACGCCGACGAACTGCAGCGCCGCTTCCCGACCGCCAAGGTCGACCGCAACGTGCTCTACGTCGACGACGGCAACCTGGTCACCAGCGCGGGCACCGCGGCCGGTGTCGACGCGTGCCTACACCTGGTGCGCCGGGAGCTGGGCAGCGAGGTGACCAACAAGATCGCCCGCCGGATGGTGGTGCCGCCGCACCGCGACGGAGGTCAGCGCCAGTACATCGACCAACCTGTCCCGGTGCGTTGCTCGGATCGCTTTGCCCCGCACCTGGATTGGATCCTGGCCAACCTGGACAAACCACACACCGTGGCGTCGCTGGCGGCGCGTGCGCACATGTCGGCGCGCACGTTCGCGCGCCGGTTCGTCGAGGAGACCGGACGCACCCCGATGCAGTGGGTGACCGATCAGCGGGTGCTGTACGCGCGCACGCTGCTCGAGGAGACCGACCTCGACATCGACCGCATCGCCGAGCGCAGCGGGTTCGGCACCGCGACCCTGCTGCGCCACCACTTCCGCCGCATCATCGGCGTCACCCCGTCCGACTACCGCCGCCGGTTCGCCTGCGGCGCACGACCCGGATTCGAGCAGTCCGGCGACGAGACGGAGATGGTCAGCGCCTAG